The segment TATTCAGTTCAAACAATTTCATTAACTACAAGATGGTTAAATCTGGGGTTAGTACTGGTTATTTATACATTTATAGGAGCATTTGCAGGAGTTTTAGGTTCTTTAATAAAAAAGAAGGTTGTAAAATAAATTTTATTCGATTAATAATTTTTATTTTTGATTTGCTTCATTAACGATTATTTTTGCAATTTTATCGGCAGATTCAAGGACTTCTTTCCTATATTTGGAAACTCTATTTTTTGTTTTATCTAAATTTTCTAAAAATTCATTTACAGTTTTATCTAAGTTATCCAGATCACTTTCAACCATAGCACCCTTAAAAACTTCCCCCATGTTGTGATATCGGCCATATTTTACCCTTAAAAGAGTTATAATTGGT is part of the Methanobacterium sp. genome and harbors:
- a CDS encoding glycosyltransferase family 1 protein, encoding PIITLLRVKYGRYHNMGEVFKGAMVESDLDNLDKTVNEFLENLDKTKNRVSKYRKEVLESADKIAKIIVNEANQK